The genome window TTAAGGGTTTTGAAAAAAGCTGGAATTCCATTTCGGAGAGATACTTCGAAAAAATGTAAGAATAGCAACGGCCAGTTAAAAAGGCAGAATTCTGATCAATTAGCAAAGTACTGCTATACATCACGTCGATCACGCGCGATACAATCTTGCTGTGTACGTGGCCAGCGACGTATACaaacaaaagaatattaattaataagaaaaagcCTATACTAAAAATTCTTTCTGCATGTATAAAGAGATAGTAAAACAATGATATCAAGATATCAAGTTTTTAAAGTCTGAAAAGCTGGAATTCCACTTCATAGATATTACTTCGAAAAAATGTGGGGATAGCAACGGTCAATTAATAAGACAGAATTCCGGTCAATTAGCAAGGTACATATTGTTACTGTGTACGCATGGCACGGGTTATACGTCACGCACGTCAAAATCTTGTTTGTGTACGTGGCCAGCAACGTACACAAACGAAAAAATGCATTAAGTGGCATCGATGCACGCGGTGACGTACACTTGAATTCTTTGTGCTTCGTTATATGTATAGTTCAGTACAACCAACTTCACGCAGTCTGTATCGTACGTGTACACGAAATGATGGAAAAGCTTGTTTGACGGAAGTCTATCACAAAAACTGCAGTGATCCATTTTCAGGATTTTCCAACTGAATTTCCTTTATCTTCCTTGATTTCTCTTTTAATATCATCTCTTGATGATCCCATTCGTGATCAACAAAACGTGCGCGATTATTCGATACTTTTCACCTTCACCCTTAACGACATATGCAAATTCAAAATGTCAACATCAGAAGGTGAGCTGTTCATCAGACCTATCTACAAACGATACGATGGACGTTACTAACTTTTTGAATCTCATTTTGTACCCGTTTACGTAAACAGTATCGAACTAACCTCAAATTAGCAAGACGATTGTTAATCGttcctttaaaatattttcaaacgagAACTAAATACGTACATAGATGGTATGAAATTATGGCTCACGAGTAATTTCAGAAGTATATATTAAGTGACAATAACAAGTGTGTTTATATTGTATCTTTTCAAtccttcatttatttttaaatcaatactgaaaactatttttcaattttaaccaTATACATATGTTGGACGAATAGGATCATCGATACGAGCAATCGTAAGCAAACGAAACATGAACATAAAAGAAACAATGTTATGCTGTTCCTGttcaaattttttcttctacgTACAATTTTCCTCTACAATCACGTAGTATACATATTCCTCGGAAcgttaagaaagaaatattattttatataatttttgtcgaaaataatatatcactTGTCGATCATATGTTACACGGAACGATTAATACAGTTACTCTTGGTAATACAGATAAAACAATCTGTTTTTAACAAAACCACAAAGCCACGACAAATCGTTGAACCAGTCGATAACCACACATTGCGGTTTATTTTTATCAGAGTAAAAACGCAACTGTGTTTGAGAGAACTTAGTTATTCTAAGAAACGCGCGGGATTGATATTGTAGGTTGTGATCAACATATTTGTCTAGAGGTTACCTGATTTCTTTTTTAGGCAGAGGAATACGCTCTTATCTAAACACAATGTGCTGCATGATAAGAGCATTTTTTAATGGCAATTGCCTCTTATGAATCATTTGTGATACCAATCAGTACTGGAATAATGTAAGAAGGATCAAGTATATGTGATACATAGTCgtctatttttattgtaaattacaataaaacatTGTAACAATGGGTTCTATAGCCTTGGAGGAGTTTGAACTCATGAAAGACTCTAAATATAGAGTGTAAGTAAAGTGTTTCACCGGATTGTTTATGTATATTCCAatctattaatataaaactatacaaaaaagcaaatataatgatattgattttaattatgttaatatttactaaaagaatatttgttcatatgtaattaaatatagcattgaattttaatcttctatgcaaattaaagaatgttatattttatacagctATGTGTCAGCTGTTGACAAAGCTCTAAAGAGCTTTGAATATACGAGCGAATGGGCAGATTTAATTTCTGCActtggaaaattaaataaagtgtTATTAAGTCATATGAAGTTTCCAGTTATTCCTAGAAGAATTAAGATATCTAAAAGATTAGCACAATGTATGCATCCTGCTTTGCCATCCGGTGTTCATTTAAAAGCTCTAGAAACCTATGACATTATTTTCAAGTGTATGGGCACTAATAGACTGAGCCATgaactatttatatatagtgCTGGTAAGATTAACATTAAACAATTAATCTTCCAATtgcataatttaaatttatttattaatttgtgttCATTAATTTGAACTTTTTTTTAGGTCTATTTCCTTTGTTGGGTCATGCTGCTATGAATGTAAGACCATCTTTGTTGACAGTATATGAAACTCATTTTGTACCTCTTGGAGAGAGATTAAGGCCTGGGTTAAGTGGATTTTTAAGTGGTGTTTTACTTGGTTTAGAAGATGGGTCTGATCACTTTGATAggtaataataacataaaaacGATGTGAATCATAAGACAAGAACTAAAATATTcccttaaaatttttaaaatttgttactttAGAACCAATTCCTTGCTTGAGAAAGTGTGTGAGGGAGTAGGTCCAGAACATTTTTATGCATGTTTGTGGGATTGTTTAGCTTCAAATTCTGGAATCCGATTACCTGCTATATCTTTTGTATTAGCTCACTTCAACAAAAAACTGCCAATGGAAGAACAAAAGTACATCATGGGCACAGATACTAATATtatggtaaaaataaaaagttattacAAGAGATCAAATattgtttgtattttattgaCTGATTGATacatgaatattaattaatattaatgaattagGTTACTGCTCTTTGTGCTGGGGTACAAGACAGTTCTGTGTTAGTACAAAGGAGTGCTTTGGATTTGTTGTtggttggttttcctgtacaTAATAGTCAATTAACACATGAGCACATGGTATCACTAGTCACAGCTGCTCTTGTCACTATATTGAGGAGAGACATGAGTTTGAATAGGTaaagtaaaaagataaaagaatatacataaaacatatttaatgggacattttataaaattaatttatgtgtatatatcACAGACGACTGTTTGCATGGCTTTTGGGTACTGAAGTAAGCACATCTATTTTGAAGAGAAGAATGGAAACTAAAGTTTTAGAAAACACGGAAAATACACCTACTTATTTTGATATGTACTCGAAGGAAATGCTAATTGAAGCAATAAAATCATTGTTAAAAGCTGTTTGTAAAGAAAGTCCACAAGATTTAAAACCATATAGAATACTGGTTTCTTTATTAGAAAAGGCAGATATTGGTCCAGTAATTTTGGATGATATCTTATTTGAAGTTTTTAGGTAAAACATATTCAAAACTAATATATAGCAAAATAATCTcttcaataatataaaaagttctatttttttattcataggACATTTTATAACGCCTGTGGTCAATCAAACAGAGTACCAAAAACAAACGAAGTAGTAAAATCAGCAAACTTGTTATTTTCAACATTAGAACCATCTTACGTATGGATACATTGTGGCCATCTGTTTGAAAAGGCTTGTCAAGGTAGAGCAAAAAGTAAACAAGAAACAGAAGACATTGCCGTGAGGTCTGTAGGTTGTGGAATGCCGAATTTCTTGGAAGTGTGTATATTGACTGAATTCCTGCTCGATACTGTGTCGTTGGATGCATTTATAGACACTCCTTCTGAGCATCTGCCTGGCTTATTCTATGAGATCATTAGTAAACTTTTGTACCACATCGATCTTTTATCTCCTATGGAGATCTCGAGAAGTCTTCGATTGTGCGAGAAAATTCTGACAAAAGTACAGCCGACAGTGGTTTCAAATCACACGGAGAAGAACGAATTGGAAATGAAATTGGATACAACTACGAGTACTACCACAACAGTCAATGATAACTCCTTAACCGCAATTCCTTTGGAAAAGAGTCAATCCGACAGTAAATTGAATAAACCGGACACAACTAGCGGTTCGTTTTCCGAGAAAAGTCCCAGCCCTAGAAGAAGAGCAAACTCGGGAGGTGCCACTAAGCGATCCGAGAAAAAGTCGAAAAAGAAATCTAGTAAAAGTACCTCAAAATTAAGCGACTCTTTACCAGAACCAAGTACTAATATTTCGGTAGTTGTGGATGCAGAATCCAAGGGTTTGCCAAGAAATAAAAGTATGGACGATATAAAGACCGAATACATAGAAACGAGTACCATTAATTCTCCATCTAAGGATCAGTTGACTACTTTGAAACAGTCAAGTAAAAGTAGTCCTATGGGCTCCACAGGATCCTTAGGTAGAGGACCGTCTCCTGCGTTTCAAGCGCAACATTCGAtgttagaaaaatgtttaagaCAGTATGAGACATTTTACGTGAAATTAGTTAGTAATAGAGTATTGACTAAAGAAAGAACGGTTCAAAATATGTTCGATAATTTGATGATACCGTGTCCAAGGGAGAGTTTCGACGAGAGAATGCGATATCTAgaacttttattaaattctagaTTAAATATGGAGGATTCTGGTTTCTTCAGCCAAGATATTTCTGTAATGGAAGATACCAAACAGTTAGACATTCTTCATCTGTATATTGATTCTATTTCACAAGCAGAATGGGATGACGCTATGAAAATGGCCTCCAGCTTGTTTGTTGAACTATCTACATTTCCTAAGTATTTTCTTCCTGGTGATGGACTACTTGTAGAGGAAGAACCGAAGGGAAATATTATTCTTCCAGATTGGTTGAAAGTTTTAGTAGTTTGTACTTGTTGGTTGGGAAAACAACCTGCTTTACAATTAACCAGTATTGCTACTTTGTTAGATTTAGTAGCTTTGTTAAAAGCACATAACGACATTGAGACCTACCCAAAAAGTGGGGAGGGAGTTACAGCTGTAATTATGGTGCCATTATTGAAACAATGGCATATAACTTACTTGATGCAATATACTAACGTATTTCAGGTATTCATATacttctttaaataatttttatatctatttaaacTTAGGATAAGGACTGCTTGAGATCTAAAATAAGCATATTCTTTAAGGTACTAGCGCAATCCTTATGGCATCATCTTGGCGAATTACCTGCACATAAATACAGAATGCGGTGTGTTGAATTATTGCACGAACTGCATCATGCTTTACACAATTCCTGTGATGCTGTAGAGGATGTAATTGGACTAGCTCTCACGTCagaaaatatagagaaaagaaTAGAAGCGTTCAATAGGTTCGCCACATTATGGCATCTCGGAcgtgaaattgaaacgaaCCCTAGATTGCGAGGTTGTATGAAATCTTTCGATCggtacgttatattatttttaatacatttttaaataatcttcgATCTCacgtattattaatataaattgttcTACAGATCATTGTTGAAAATACTGGATAATCTACAGCTCGCAGACAACTCTCCTCTAAAGCTTCATGCTCAATCATGGCTTTTGCACTCCTTAATGCGAGGTGACGTTTCACGGATAGTAGACCCATTATTGATAATACTCTTAGATCCATCTACCTGTCGTATGAGCGTGCTGCATGTCAGTATACAGCATAGCAATACTGTTTTGACGAAAAACGATCCCATAGAGGAAAAGTCTGAGATACAAGATGACACAGAAGGTGCAGCAAAAATTTACGCAATCAGTTCAGTAGACGGAAATGTGATATACCATGTTAGTGATAGCGTAGATGAAGATAAGAAATGGCGTAAaggtaaaaagaagaaaaaggccATAAATCCTGTGAAAGTGAAAAGAATATTCGCCGTAACGACATTGGCCGCCGGTGATAATTGTAATCAGTACGTAACCGAAAAAAATCAATATATGAAAGAACTAGAAGTACCTCCTAGCATATCTGGTAATAGAAAGATCTCTGTTTTTGTGAATCCTTTGTCGCTCAACTGCAATGAGAATTCTAATGACTCTCTGACAGAGGACGATTTGTTGCCTAGCGTGAAGAAGGTAAACTTAACAACAGAGTTGTTAAAGAATGCGacaagatttaaaaaaatagacTTCGACAAAGGTTCGACCGCTAGCTTAGACGAAAGTTTCTATGAATCAGCAAATTCCAGCTTAAaggcaaaagaaaaaaatgggtTTAAGAAACTGAATGGAGAGGTTGGCTCATCTTTGGATTCCATTACTAATAGTTTCGATTCTAGCAGTCCTGAAATCACCaataaacaaacaaaacaGAAGAAAGAGTCCATAATAATGCCAGGTAGTTCTAGGGAAGTAGCAGGGACTATCATTAAGGGCAAATATCATAGCACAAACGAATTTGCGACGAATTATGATGTTCACGATGTTGGAAGTTTTGAAGCAAGCGTCGAAGTACCTAGTTGGACGATGGATGACGAAGAAGCAGACTTGGATATTAGTACAACTGcagaagaatattttagtaACTCTAGTGGGAATAGTATAGTTGAAGAAATCTTAAATGAAGTGCTTGATAAAGTAATGCATATTTGCGACGTTGTTGAACCATCTAAAAGTGTAAGTGGTCCatcttcattttatattaaagagTTAAGTTATATATCACGTTTGTATCAGctcaacaatatatttacaGACTGATGAGGCCTCATATCAAAACTCGAAAACGGGTCGCAATTTTGGAATCGGAGTACACAATCTTCATTCACATATGCTGCTTTACTGTGGGGTCTACGATTCGACTAGAACGCTTTACGCATTACGTACACTTCGCAACGAGCTGTTAACGAACACTAGAATGTTTCTATGTTGTGCTGCAACAACTGGTGTAACTAATGCGACAAAAAACACAACATTGTTAAATTTACTAGCTAGACACCGGAAAAGTGTATTTGGGAGGAATTTTCATGG of Bombus fervidus isolate BK054 chromosome 16, iyBomFerv1, whole genome shotgun sequence contains these proteins:
- the LOC139995668 gene encoding protein DOP1 homolog isoform X1 encodes the protein MGSIALEEFELMKDSKYRVYVSAVDKALKSFEYTSEWADLISALGKLNKVLLSHMKFPVIPRRIKISKRLAQCMHPALPSGVHLKALETYDIIFKCMGTNRLSHELFIYSAGLFPLLGHAAMNVRPSLLTVYETHFVPLGERLRPGLSGFLSGVLLGLEDGSDHFDRTNSLLEKVCEGVGPEHFYACLWDCLASNSGIRLPAISFVLAHFNKKLPMEEQKYIMGTDTNIMVTALCAGVQDSSVLVQRSALDLLLVGFPVHNSQLTHEHMVSLVTAALVTILRRDMSLNRRLFAWLLGTEVSTSILKRRMETKVLENTENTPTYFDMYSKEMLIEAIKSLLKAVCKESPQDLKPYRILVSLLEKADIGPVILDDILFEVFRTFYNACGQSNRVPKTNEVVKSANLLFSTLEPSYVWIHCGHLFEKACQGRAKSKQETEDIAVRSVGCGMPNFLEVCILTEFLLDTVSLDAFIDTPSEHLPGLFYEIISKLLYHIDLLSPMEISRSLRLCEKILTKVQPTVVSNHTEKNELEMKLDTTTSTTTTVNDNSLTAIPLEKSQSDSKLNKPDTTSGSFSEKSPSPRRRANSGGATKRSEKKSKKKSSKSTSKLSDSLPEPSTNISVVVDAESKGLPRNKSMDDIKTEYIETSTINSPSKDQLTTLKQSSKSSPMGSTGSLGRGPSPAFQAQHSMLEKCLRQYETFYVKLVSNRVLTKERTVQNMFDNLMIPCPRESFDERMRYLELLLNSRLNMEDSGFFSQDISVMEDTKQLDILHLYIDSISQAEWDDAMKMASSLFVELSTFPKYFLPGDGLLVEEEPKGNIILPDWLKVLVVCTCWLGKQPALQLTSIATLLDLVALLKAHNDIETYPKSGEGVTAVIMVPLLKQWHITYLMQYTNVFQVLAQSLWHHLGELPAHKYRMRCVELLHELHHALHNSCDAVEDVIGLALTSENIEKRIEAFNRFATLWHLGREIETNPRLRGCMKSFDRSLLKILDNLQLADNSPLKLHAQSWLLHSLMRGDVSRIVDPLLIILLDPSTCRMSVLHVSIQHSNTVLTKNDPIEEKSEIQDDTEGAAKIYAISSVDGNVIYHVSDSVDEDKKWRKGKKKKKAINPVKVKRIFAVTTLAAGDNCNQYVTEKNQYMKELEVPPSISGNRKISVFVNPLSLNCNENSNDSLTEDDLLPSVKKVNLTTELLKNATRFKKIDFDKGSTASLDESFYESANSSLKAKEKNGFKKLNGEVGSSLDSITNSFDSSSPEITNKQTKQKKESIIMPGSSREVAGTIIKGKYHSTNEFATNYDVHDVGSFEASVEVPSWTMDDEEADLDISTTAEEYFSNSSGNSIVEEILNEVLDKVMHICDVVEPSKSTDEASYQNSKTGRNFGIGVHNLHSHMLLYCGVYDSTRTLYALRTLRNELLTNTRMFLCCAATTGVTNATKNTTLLNLLARHRKSVFGRNFHGDIANTEFIAAYRSSMYLEVLISVCLYFARSYYPNLGQMRLTHEEISGNRQVQLASAELLTLIFSELIPIVRDSGKGFSCYIIDLLTKCKVQKVALHCLVSSVMNMKNAHKENEEVFTFTEEIISFNDPVIDNDTSKCKYRASDHTEAFQIQLLRLLLALIMLEHQCGNQKGEEICPPTTPTPSTPTKTVPNIMGSSLKYLVGTPIPQQPMFLASILSALQLDHMRHLHQHWTTLVTSSLPFMGSSLTSIVTSVIHQLCCNIENLASYYINEETTTATKLQDISTLECCLPADYTVTHLEALTFLLHYCLLDTSQQIGFSFNQPLSGTIQTGIPGANPSQIFNNLIHVFMPSPLSPELTTSKDKNGVSELQQHARRTALSHLPRIIASLSTLWQAVLATKDNDQASCVVGSPRIVKHQLLELLSPISFHHGVNFLAAIAVAWHERRQPSGNSKKVLPEACSNQQVMVHLVSAIRVMPIDTLVQTVHQVVKNQPPIHGVKQDFSLEVSVLELLYVYMQSNTSQSLIESWASLLGLLKDGLSLTAPAQFLLLAILNEYVQKCPPMQEKKDIRDLQDVSAKLVESCSQIAGACLEQTTWLRRNLAVREDAFEVAEGSSEGKEGKSGAVTPGTPPNAAYSIQAQAVLAEIVAPLLDVSYGSQEKERVVTLLTNLMYNITPYLKNHSTKNIASFTACSQLLSSLSGYQYTRKAWRKDVLDLLLDSAFFQMTPACLPYWRTIIDNLMTHDNTTFRDLMNRVSMAQSSSISIFSSKEQEYEQKAQLLKRLAYVILCSEMDQYHKYMPEIQERLADSLRLPQVIPSIQAQVFLCFRVLLLRMSPQHATSLWPVIVSELVQVFLYIEQELNTDSEEFSRHGSSHIKLLSALDSSWAVNASNGLQAHGHPHWLQLQLAAAKLLDLALLLPAHRLPQFQMYRWAFVGDSAVGSMENNNLSSDFVPHITRIAKLMDSKYKQEANTVKAVPGELLLTSNNIRSLQDLHYFFTTLSRRSSDTQAPLNVTQLEAVIEQDFLEKMPAAR
- the LOC139995668 gene encoding protein DOP1 homolog isoform X2, translated to MGSIALEEFELMKDSKYRVYVSAVDKALKSFEYTSEWADLISALGKLNKVLLSHMKFPVIPRRIKISKRLAQCMHPALPSGVHLKALETYDIIFKCMGTNRLSHELFIYSAGLFPLLGHAAMNVRPSLLTVYETHFVPLGERLRPGLSGFLSGVLLGLEDGSDHFDRTNSLLEKVCEGVGPEHFYACLWDCLASNSGIRLPAISFVLAHFNKKLPMEEQKYIMGTDTNIMVTALCAGVQDSSVLVQRSALDLLLVGFPVHNSQLTHEHMVSLVTAALVTILRRDMSLNRRLFAWLLGTEVSTSILKRRMETKVLENTENTPTYFDMYSKEMLIEAIKSLLKAVCKESPQDLKPYRILVSLLEKADIGPVILDDILFEVFRTFYNACGQSNRVPKTNEVVKSANLLFSTLEPSYVWIHCGHLFEKACQGRAKSKQETEDIAVRSVGCGMPNFLEVCILTEFLLDTVSLDAFIDTPSEHLPGLFYEIISKLLYHIDLLSPMEISRSLRLCEKILTKVQPTVVSNHTEKNELEMKLDTTTSTTTTVNDNSLTAIPLEKSQSDSKLNKPDTTSGSFSEKSPSPRRRANSGGATKRSEKKSKKKSSKSTSKLSDSLPEPSTNISVVVDAESKGLPRNKSMDDIKTEYIETSTINSPSKDQLTTLKQSSKSSPMGSTGSLGRGPSPAFQAQHSMLEKCLRQYETFYVKLVSNRVLTKERTVQNMFDNLMIPCPRESFDERMRYLELLLNSRLNMEDSGFFSQDISVMEDTKQLDILHLYIDSISQAEWDDAMKMASSLFVELSTFPKYFLPGDGLLVEEEPKGNIILPDWLKVLVVCTCWLGKQPALQLTSIATLLDLVALLKAHNDIETYPKSGEGVTAVIMVPLLKQWHITYLMQYTNVFQVLAQSLWHHLGELPAHKYRMRCVELLHELHHALHNSCDAVEDVIGLALTSENIEKRIEAFNRFATLWHLGREIETNPRLRGCMKSFDRSLLKILDNLQLADNSPLKLHAQSWLLHSLMRGDVSRIVDPLLIILLDPSTCRMSVLHVSIQHSNTVLTKNDPIEEKSEIQDDTEGAAKIYAISSVDGNVIYHVSDSVDEDKKWRKGKKKKKAINPVKVKRIFAVTTLAAGDNCNQYVTEKNQYMKELEVPPSISGNRKISVFVNPLSLNCNENSNDSLTEDDLLPSVKKVNLTTELLKNATRFKKIDFDKGSTASLDESFYESANSSLKAKEKNGFKKLNGEVGSSLDSITNSFDSSSPEITNKQTKQKKESIIMPGSSREVAGTIIKGKYHSTNEFATNYDVHDVGSFEASVEVPSWTMDDEEADLDISTTAEEYFSNSSGNSIVEEILNEVLDKVMHICDVVEPSKSTDEASYQNSKTGRNFGIGVHNLHSHMLLYCGVYDSTRTLYALRTLRNELLTNTRMFLCCAATTGVTNATKNTTLLNLLARHRKSVFGRNFHGDIANTEFIAAYRSSMYLEVLISVCLYFARSYYPNLGQMRLTHEEISGNRQVQLASAELLTLIFSELIPIVRDSGKGFSCYIIDLLTKCKVQKVALHCLVSSVMNMKNAHKENEEVFTFTEEIISFNDPVIDNDTSKCKYRASDHTEAFQIQLLRLLLALIMLEHQCGNQKGEEICPPTTPTPSTPTKTVPNIMGSSLKYLVGTPIPQQPMFLASILSALQLDHMRHLHQHWTTLVTSSLPFMGSSLTSIVTSVIHQLCCNIENLASYYINEETTTATKLQDISTLECCLPADYTVTHLEALTFLLHYCLLDTSQQIGFSFNQPLSGTIQTGIPGANPSQIFNNLIHVFMPSPLSPELTTSKDKNGVSELQQHARRTALSHLPRIIASLSTLWQAVLATKDNDQASCVVGSPRIVKHQLLELLSPISFHHGVNFLAAIAVAWHERRQPSGNSKKVLPEACSNQQVMVHLVSAIRVMPIDTLVQTVHQVVKNQPPIHGVKQDFSLEVSVLELLYVYMQSNTSQSLIESWASLLGLLKDGLSLTAPAQFLLLAILNEYVQKCPPMQEKKDIRDLQDVSAKLVESCSQIAGACLEQTTWLRRNLAVREDAFEVAEGSSEGKEGKSGAVTPGTPPNAAYSIQAQAVLAEIVAPLLDVSYGSQEKERVVTLLTNLMYNITPYLKNHSTKNIASFTACSQLLSSLSGYQYTRKAWRKDVLDLLLDSAFFQMTPACLPYWRTIIDNLMTHDNTTFRDLMNRVSMAQSSSISIFSSKEQEYEQKAQLLKRLAYVILCSEMDQYHKYMPEIQERLADSLRLPQVIPSIQAQVFLCFRVLLLRMSPQHATSLWPVIVSELVQVFLYIEQELNTDSEEFSSHIKLLSALDSSWAVNASNGLQAHGHPHWLQLQLAAAKLLDLALLLPAHRLPQFQMYRWAFVGDSAVGSMENNNLSSDFVPHITRIAKLMDSKYKQEANTVKAVPGELLLTSNNIRSLQDLHYFFTTLSRRSSDTQAPLNVTQLEAVIEQDFLEKMPAAR
- the LOC139995668 gene encoding protein DOP1 homolog isoform X4, producing MGSIALEEFELMKDSKYRVYVSAVDKALKSFEYTSEWADLISALGKLNKVLLSHMKFPVIPRRIKISKRLAQCMHPALPSGVHLKALETYDIIFKCMGTNRLSHELFIYSAGLFPLLGHAAMNVRPSLLTVYETHFVPLGERLRPGLSGFLSGVLLGLEDGSDHFDRTNSLLEKVCEGVGPEHFYACLWDCLASNSGIRLPAISFVLAHFNKKLPMEEQKYIMGTDTNIMVTALCAGVQDSSVLVQRSALDLLLVGFPVHNSQLTHEHMVSLVTAALVTILRRDMSLNRRLFAWLLGTEVSTSILKRRMETKVLENTENTPTYFDMYSKEMLIEAIKSLLKAVCKESPQDLKPYRILVSLLEKADIGPVILDDILFEVFRTFYNACGQSNRVPKTNEVVKSANLLFSTLEPSYVWIHCGHLFEKACQGRAKSKQETEDIAVRSVGCGMPNFLEVCILTEFLLDTVSLDAFIDTPSEHLPGLFYEIISKLLYHIDLLSPMEISRSLRLCEKILTKVQPTVVSNHTEKNELEMKLDTTTSTTTTVNDNSLTAIPLEKSQSDSKLNKPDTTSGSFSEKSPSPRRRANSGGATKRSEKKSKKKSSKSTSKLSDSLPEPSTNISVVVDAESKGLPRNKSMDDIKTEYIETSTINSPSKDQLTTLKQSSKSSPMGSTGSLGRGPSPAFQAQHSMLEKCLRQYETFYVKLVSNRVLTKERTVQNMFDNLMIPCPRESFDERMRYLELLLNSRLNMEDSGFFSQDISVMEDTKQLDILHLYIDSISQAEWDDAMKMASSLFVELSTFPKYFLPGDGLLVEEEPKGNIILPDWLKVLVVCTCWLGKQPALQLTSIATLLDLVALLKAHNDIETYPKSGEGVTAVIMVPLLKQWHITYLMQYTNVFQVLAQSLWHHLGELPAHKYRMRCVELLHELHHALHNSCDAVEDVIGLALTSENIEKRIEAFNRFATLWHLGREIETNPRLRGCMKSFDRSLLKILDNLQLADNSPLKLHAQSWLLHSLMRGDVSRIVDPLLIILLDPSTCRMSVLHVSIQHSNTVLTKNDPIEEKSEIQDDTEGAAKIYAISSVDGNVIYHVSDSVDEDKKWRKGKKKKKAINPVKVKRIFAVTTLAAGDNCNQYVTEKNQYMKELEVPPSISGNRKISVFVNPLSLNCNENSNDSLTEDDLLPSVKKVNLTTELLKNATRFKKIDFDKGSTASLDESFYESANSSLKAKEKNGFKKLNGEVGSSLDSITNSFDSSSPEITNKQTKQKKESIIMPGSSREVAGTIIKGKYHSTNEFATNYDVHDVGSFEASVEVPSWTMDDEEADLDISTTAEEYFSNSSGNSIVEEILNEVLDKVMHICDVVEPSKSTDEASYQNSKTGRNFGIGVHNLHSHMLLYCGVYDSTRTLYALRTLRNELLTNTRMFLCCAATTGVTNATKNTTLLNLLARHRKSVFGRNFHGDIANTEFIAAYRSSMYLEVLISVCLYFARSYYPNLGQMRLTHEEISGNRQVQLASAELLTLIFSELIPIVRDSGKGFSCYIIDLLTKCKVQKVALHCLVSSVMNMKNAHKENEEVFTFTEEIISFNDPVIDNDTSKCKYRASDHTEAFQIQLLRLLLALIMLEHQCGNQKGEEICPPTTPTPSTPTKTVPNIMGSSLKYLVGTPIPQQPMFLASILSALQLDHMRHLHQHWTTLVTSSLPFMGSSLTSIVTSVIHQLCCNIENLASYYINEETTTATKLQDISTLECCLPADYTVTHLEALTFLLHYCLLDTSQQIGFSFNQPLSGTIQTGIPGANPSQIFNNLIHVFMPSPLSPELTTSKDKNGVSELQQHARRTALSHLPRIIASLSTLWQAVLATKDNDQASCVVGSPRIVKHQLLELLSPISFHHGVNFLAAIAVAWHERRQPSGNSKKVLPEACSNQQVMVHLVSAIRVMPIDTLVQTVHQVVKNQPPIHGVKQDFSLEVSVLELLYVYMQSNTSQSLIESWASLLGLLKDGLSLTAPAQFLLLAILNEYVQKCPPMQEKKDIRDLQDVSAKLVESCSQIAGACLEQTTWLRRNLAVREDAFEVAEGSSEVTPGTPPNAAYSIQAQAVLAEIVAPLLDVSYGSQEKERVVTLLTNLMYNITPYLKNHSTKNIASFTACSQLLSSLSGYQYTRKAWRKDVLDLLLDSAFFQMTPACLPYWRTIIDNLMTHDNTTFRDLMNRVSMAQSSSISIFSSKEQEYEQKAQLLKRLAYVILCSEMDQYHKYMPEIQERLADSLRLPQVIPSIQAQVFLCFRVLLLRMSPQHATSLWPVIVSELVQVFLYIEQELNTDSEEFSRHGSSHIKLLSALDSSWAVNASNGLQAHGHPHWLQLQLAAAKLLDLALLLPAHRLPQFQMYRWAFVGDSAVGSMENNNLSSDFVPHITRIAKLMDSKYKQEANTVKAVPGELLLTSNNIRSLQDLHYFFTTLSRRSSDTQAPLNVTQLEAVIEQDFLEKMPAAR